From Moraxella sp. K1664, one genomic window encodes:
- the gcvH gene encoding glycine cleavage system protein GcvH produces MSNIPSDLKYVASHEWLKLEDDGIITVGITDHAQDLLGDVVFVELPEVGRTVSADEEIAVVESVKAASDVYAPIAGEIVEINDELVDSPELANEDPYGKAWFFKIKPANPSDYDSLLSAEEYEGSL; encoded by the coding sequence ATGAGTAATATCCCAAGCGATTTAAAATACGTTGCCAGCCACGAATGGCTAAAACTAGAAGATGACGGTATCATCACCGTTGGTATCACAGACCACGCCCAAGATTTGCTTGGCGATGTGGTATTTGTGGAATTGCCAGAAGTCGGTCGCACCGTTTCTGCCGATGAAGAAATTGCCGTTGTAGAGTCTGTTAAAGCAGCGAGCGATGTCTACGCCCCAATCGCAGGCGAAATCGTTGAGATTAACGATGAGCTAGTAGACAGCCCAGAGCTTGCCAACGAAGACCCTTATGGTAAAGCGTGGTTCTTTAAAATCAAGCCTGCTAATCCTAGCGATTATGACAGCCTACTAAGTGCCGAAGAATACGAAGGTTCTTTGTAA
- the sat gene encoding sulfate adenylyltransferase produces the protein MTDLSTLSAQNEQAFSTDDIYTDLVPPHGSPTLIPLALTGDTLTTAYAHAQTLPQIRLSSRERGDLIMLGIGGFTPLDGFMGQADYEGVIASMTLAQGGVDGTYQGVFFPIPITLSTDTATANTLSVGDSVALVDDTDALMGVLTISDIYTPNKTAECQATFGTTDPNHVGVAQVLGSGDVYLGGKVQVFSQGEFPTDYPEIYKTPAQTRAMFRQKGWKTVSAFQTRNPMHRSHEYLAKIAIEICDGVLVHSLLGKLKAGDIPANVRQEAIGVLIDNYFKKDTVIQAGYPLDMRYAGPKEALLHALFRQNYGCSHLIVGRDHAGVGDYYGAFDAQKIFDTIDKDALITKPLKIDWTFYCHGCGGMASTKTCPHDSSHHVKISGTALRTALSNGDDVPETFSRPEVLAVLKRYYQGV, from the coding sequence ATGACCGACCTATCCACCCTATCCGCCCAAAACGAGCAAGCGTTTAGCACGGACGACATTTATACCGACCTTGTGCCACCGCACGGCAGTCCCACCCTGATACCGCTTGCATTGACAGGCGACACTTTAACAACCGCTTACGCCCACGCCCAAACCCTACCCCAGATTCGCCTATCCAGCCGTGAGCGTGGCGACCTTATCATGCTTGGCATTGGCGGATTTACGCCCCTTGATGGCTTTATGGGGCAAGCCGATTATGAAGGCGTGATAGCTAGCATGACGCTCGCCCAAGGCGGTGTGGACGGCACTTATCAGGGCGTGTTTTTCCCCATTCCCATTACCCTATCCACCGACACCGCCACCGCAAACACCCTAAGCGTGGGCGACAGCGTGGCTCTCGTGGACGACACAGACGCACTCATGGGCGTGCTGACCATTAGCGACATTTACACCCCCAACAAAACCGCCGAATGCCAAGCTACCTTTGGCACGACCGACCCCAACCATGTGGGCGTGGCACAGGTGCTAGGCAGTGGCGATGTGTATTTGGGCGGAAAAGTACAAGTGTTTAGTCAAGGCGAATTTCCCACTGACTACCCCGAGATTTACAAAACCCCTGCCCAGACTCGGGCAATGTTTAGACAAAAAGGTTGGAAAACCGTCTCTGCCTTTCAAACCCGTAACCCCATGCACCGCTCGCACGAGTATCTTGCCAAAATCGCCATAGAAATCTGCGACGGTGTACTGGTGCATTCACTCTTGGGCAAGCTAAAAGCAGGGGACATTCCTGCCAATGTCCGCCAAGAAGCCATTGGCGTGCTGATTGACAATTATTTCAAAAAAGACACTGTCATTCAGGCAGGCTACCCCCTAGATATGCGATATGCCGGCCCAAAAGAAGCCCTACTTCATGCCCTATTCCGCCAAAATTATGGGTGCAGTCATCTCATCGTGGGGCGAGACCATGCAGGCGTGGGCGATTATTATGGGGCATTTGATGCTCAAAAGATTTTTGACACCATTGACAAGGACGCACTTATTACCAAGCCTTTAAAGATTGACTGGACGTTTTATTGTCATGGCTGTGGCGGTATGGCAAGCACCAAAACCTGTCCGCACGACTCGTCCCACCACGTCAAAATCTCAGGCACAGCATTAAGAACCGCTTTGTCAAATGGCGATGACGTGCCCGAAACATTTAGCCGACCTGAGGTACTGGCGGTGTTAAAACGGTATTATCAAGGGGTGTGA
- a CDS encoding YcgL domain-containing protein has translation MHCDVYKFPKSPDWYVYIARPNYPDDTDELCDWLGVLPSDIRAKLGLGQFVMHLDLSERTKLAQADIETVKVRLAEQGYYVQAPPADVLAQQALARAKALQDKKYD, from the coding sequence ATGCACTGCGATGTTTATAAATTCCCCAAAAGCCCCGACTGGTATGTCTATATCGCTCGCCCAAATTATCCTGACGACACCGATGAACTCTGTGATTGGCTAGGCGTGCTACCGTCTGACATACGAGCCAAATTGGGACTTGGTCAATTTGTCATGCACCTAGATTTGTCAGAACGCACCAAACTTGCCCAAGCGGACATTGAGACGGTCAAAGTCCGCCTTGCCGAGCAGGGCTATTATGTGCAAGCTCCGCCAGCAGACGTATTGGCACAGCAAGCCCTAGCCCGTGCCAAAGCCTTGCAGGATAAGAAGTACGATTAA
- a CDS encoding pilin, whose translation MKTNTLLGIIIVLLAVLIGLVFYMMSGQAEKRAINHIEQELSIKNDEKMAEFKQIAFDHESIQLAQSAISHLKMEMQVYLIDRGQLPTSLAELNLPSNWTPSSKIKSVDLDSNSVITITIDNAQSKGVLIFTPTIHQDSYIDWQCTTPDIADIGRHLPTCVYTGTP comes from the coding sequence ATGAAAACCAATACACTACTTGGCATTATCATTGTGCTTTTGGCGGTATTGATTGGCTTGGTGTTTTATATGATGAGCGGGCAAGCAGAAAAGCGAGCCATTAACCACATTGAACAAGAGCTGAGCATTAAAAACGATGAAAAAATGGCGGAATTCAAACAAATCGCCTTTGACCACGAAAGCATACAATTGGCTCAATCCGCCATAAGCCATTTGAAAATGGAAATGCAAGTCTACCTAATAGACAGGGGACAACTGCCAACATCACTTGCCGAGCTTAATTTGCCGTCCAACTGGACACCCAGCAGTAAAATCAAGTCGGTTGATTTGGACAGCAATTCGGTCATTACCATCACCATTGACAACGCCCAAAGTAAAGGTGTGCTGATTTTTACACCCACCATTCATCAAGACAGCTACATTGATTGGCAATGCACCACGCCCGATATTGCAGACATTGGGCGACATTTACCAACGTGTGTTTATACAGGCACGCCCTAA
- a CDS encoding sulfate ABC transporter substrate-binding protein has product MKTALLPLSIALSALVLTACGGDNQTADNKATTGNASGQVELLNVSYDVARDFYKDYNPIFIKHYQGVNPDIKVNIKQSHGGSSKQALSVKNGLEADVVTMNQGSDVELLAEGQLVDGKWRQNLPNNAIPFTSTIVFIVRDGNPKGIQDWADLATDGKEIIIANPKTSGNGRYAFLGAYGYGLHTFNKDEAKTHEFVKGLLGNVKVFENGGRAATTTFAQRQIGDVLITFENEANVIKEKFGNIQIIYPSYTVSAENPVAVVDAVTAKKGTTDVAKAYLEHLYSDEGQELAVKYFLRPSNPDILAKHADKFPQMQTFFPNDVFGDWQSIMTTYFKEGGVYDTLAVGATGRVSQ; this is encoded by the coding sequence ATGAAAACTGCCCTATTACCCCTAAGTATTGCCCTATCCGCCCTTGTCTTAACTGCTTGTGGGGGCGACAACCAAACTGCCGACAACAAAGCCACAACAGGCAACGCAAGCGGTCAAGTGGAGCTGTTAAACGTGTCCTATGACGTGGCACGGGATTTTTATAAGGATTATAATCCCATTTTTATCAAGCATTATCAAGGCGTTAATCCTGACATCAAAGTCAATATCAAGCAATCACACGGCGGGTCAAGCAAACAAGCCCTATCGGTCAAAAACGGACTAGAAGCGGATGTGGTTACGATGAATCAAGGCTCGGACGTGGAACTGCTTGCTGAGGGTCAGCTTGTGGACGGCAAATGGCGACAAAATCTGCCTAACAACGCCATTCCCTTTACCAGTACGATTGTCTTTATCGTGCGAGACGGCAACCCTAAGGGCATTCAGGACTGGGCAGATTTGGCGACAGACGGCAAAGAGATTATCATCGCCAACCCAAAAACATCAGGCAATGGTCGCTATGCGTTCTTAGGGGCGTACGGCTATGGGCTACACACCTTTAATAAAGACGAAGCCAAAACGCATGAGTTTGTCAAGGGGTTGCTTGGCAACGTTAAAGTTTTTGAAAATGGCGGACGGGCGGCAACCACGACATTTGCCCAACGTCAGATAGGAGACGTGCTAATCACCTTTGAAAATGAAGCCAACGTCATCAAAGAAAAATTTGGCAATATCCAAATCATCTACCCAAGCTATACCGTGAGTGCCGAAAACCCTGTGGCAGTCGTGGACGCAGTTACCGCCAAAAAAGGCACGACAGACGTGGCAAAAGCCTACCTAGAACACTTATACAGCGATGAAGGGCAAGAGCTTGCGGTCAAGTATTTCTTACGCCCAAGTAACCCCGACATTCTTGCCAAGCACGCCGACAAATTCCCCCAAATGCAGACCTTTTTCCCCAATGACGTATTTGGCGACTGGCAGTCTATCATGACGACTTATTTTAAAGAAGGTGGCGTGTATGACACATTGGCGGTGGGGGCGACAGGGCGAGTGTCGCAATAA
- a CDS encoding polymer-forming cytoskeletal protein has protein sequence MKALKFIALPLLAFVSLSAHADDFACQGKIGKQHIDGDVVVQQGKTCTLNSTHVDGNVKVYRGGSLIINSANIEGDVQAENANSVRVSGGFVDGNIQVKNSGNTSIQNVRVDGDIQLFDNRGTSQVKGNTVDGNLQCKSNRHAVTGGSNSVNGNKEDQCRGL, from the coding sequence ATGAAAGCACTCAAATTCATCGCCCTACCCCTACTTGCCTTTGTTAGTTTGTCCGCTCATGCTGATGACTTTGCCTGCCAAGGAAAAATTGGCAAGCAACACATTGACGGTGATGTCGTGGTTCAACAAGGCAAAACTTGCACCCTAAACAGCACTCATGTGGACGGTAATGTCAAGGTCTATCGTGGTGGCTCACTCATCATCAATTCAGCAAATATTGAAGGCGATGTTCAAGCCGAAAACGCAAACAGCGTGCGTGTGTCAGGTGGCTTTGTGGACGGCAATATCCAAGTGAAAAACTCAGGTAATACCAGCATACAAAACGTGCGTGTTGATGGTGACATTCAGCTATTTGACAACCGTGGCACAAGCCAAGTCAAAGGCAACACCGTGGATGGCAACCTACAATGCAAAAGCAATCGCCATGCTGTAACAGGCGGTAGTAATAGCGTAAACGGCAACAAAGAAGACCAATGCCGTGGATTGTGA
- the gcvP gene encoding aminomethyl-transferring glycine dehydrogenase translates to MTLNTFNDLFNQNAFVERHLGNKQDDETKLLKTVGFDNLDAFIDAVVPQSVRINRPLDLPSATTEHEALAKLRGMADKITVAKSYIGQGYSPTRLPAVIQRNVLENPGWYTAYTPYQAEIAQGRLEALLNFQQVCIDLTGMELAGASLLDEATAAAEAMAMAKRVSKSKSNAFFVDKRTYPQTLDVIRTRAKYFGFDVVVGDFDVAKNGEFFGAFFQYVGRDGDVVDLTDIIANVKEKGAYAIVASDIMSLVLLKSPADMGADIALGSTQRFGVPMGFGGPHAAYFAFKDKDKRSAPGRIIGVSKDAQGNTALRMALQTREQHIRREKANSNICTSQVLLANLAGMYAVYHGASGLKRIATRIHALAVAFAKAVKSAGLKVRHDVFFDTVLVDFDNQEQADKVYALASEKGYNLWKHDNHGISVSFHELTERDEFDELCKIFGATGELDKAEVILGELLRTDEILTHPTFNSYHTEHEMLRYLKSLEDKDLAMNRSMISLGSCTMKLNATSEMLPITWNEFANVHPFAPKEQVAGYHEMIESLQAQLRAITGFDEISMQANSGASGEYAGLLLIRRYHESRGESGRDVCLIPRSAHGTNPATAQMLGMKVVVVATDDKGNVDVADLQAKCEEYSERLGALMITYPSTHGVYEEGIRDICELIHKHGGQVYMDGANMNAQVAIMQPADVGADVLHMNLHKTFCIPHGGGGPGMGPIGLKSHLAPFMPSHSVTGVMNAPDGQGSVSSSAYGSASILPISWMYITMMGADGLLSATKRALLNANYVAKSLENDYPILYTGKNGFVAHECIVDIRPLKEETGISETDIAKRLMDYGFHAPTMSFPVAGTLMIEPTESESIDELDRFISALKQIKQEALKVKAGADGWTADDNPLVNAPHTAFVVTGDWTHPYSREEAVFPLPYIKAHKFWPSVGRVDDVYGDKNLICSCPSIDNYED, encoded by the coding sequence ATGACCTTAAACACCTTTAATGATTTGTTTAACCAAAACGCCTTTGTGGAGCGTCATTTGGGCAACAAACAAGACGATGAAACCAAACTTCTAAAAACCGTTGGTTTTGACAATCTTGATGCCTTTATTGATGCGGTCGTTCCCCAGTCGGTACGCATAAACCGTCCGCTTGATTTGCCAAGTGCCACAACCGAGCATGAAGCCCTTGCCAAACTGCGTGGTATGGCGGACAAAATCACGGTTGCCAAAAGCTATATCGGGCAAGGCTACTCGCCCACTCGCCTGCCTGCCGTGATACAGCGTAATGTGCTAGAAAACCCCGGTTGGTACACCGCCTACACCCCTTATCAAGCCGAGATTGCCCAAGGTCGCCTAGAAGCCCTGCTAAATTTCCAACAAGTGTGCATTGACCTAACAGGCATGGAGCTTGCTGGGGCAAGTCTGCTTGATGAAGCAACCGCTGCCGCCGAAGCCATGGCAATGGCAAAACGTGTGAGCAAATCAAAATCCAATGCCTTTTTTGTGGACAAGCGTACCTATCCGCAGACCCTTGATGTGATTCGCACTCGTGCCAAATATTTTGGTTTTGATGTGGTGGTGGGCGATTTTGACGTTGCCAAAAATGGTGAGTTTTTTGGGGCGTTTTTCCAATATGTCGGCAGGGACGGCGATGTGGTGGACTTGACCGACATTATCGCAAACGTCAAAGAAAAAGGGGCGTACGCCATTGTTGCAAGCGACATCATGAGCCTTGTACTACTTAAATCCCCTGCCGACATGGGGGCGGACATTGCCCTAGGTAGCACTCAGCGTTTTGGCGTGCCAATGGGCTTTGGGGGGCCGCACGCTGCCTATTTTGCCTTTAAAGACAAAGACAAACGCTCTGCCCCCGGTCGTATCATCGGCGTATCAAAAGACGCACAAGGCAACACCGCTCTACGCATGGCACTGCAAACCCGTGAGCAACATATCCGCCGTGAAAAAGCCAATTCAAACATCTGCACAAGCCAAGTGTTGCTTGCCAACCTAGCAGGTATGTATGCCGTGTATCACGGGGCAAGCGGTCTAAAACGCATTGCCACACGCATTCACGCCCTAGCGGTCGCCTTTGCTAAGGCGGTGAAATCAGCAGGATTAAAAGTACGTCATGACGTGTTTTTTGATACCGTGCTTGTGGATTTTGACAATCAAGAACAAGCCGATAAAGTGTACGCCCTTGCCAGTGAAAAAGGCTACAACCTATGGAAGCACGACAATCACGGCATTTCTGTGTCATTTCATGAATTGACCGAACGAGATGAATTTGATGAATTGTGCAAAATTTTTGGGGCGACAGGCGAGCTTGATAAAGCAGAAGTGATTTTGGGCGAGCTACTTCGCACAGATGAGATTCTCACGCACCCAACTTTTAACAGCTATCACACCGAACACGAAATGCTCCGCTATCTAAAATCCTTAGAAGATAAGGATTTGGCGATGAACCGCTCGATGATTTCACTCGGTTCTTGTACAATGAAACTCAACGCCACAAGCGAGATGTTGCCGATTACTTGGAATGAGTTTGCCAATGTTCACCCATTTGCCCCAAAAGAGCAAGTGGCAGGCTATCATGAGATGATTGAGAGCCTGCAAGCCCAACTGCGAGCAATCACAGGCTTTGACGAGATTAGTATGCAAGCCAACTCTGGTGCGTCTGGCGAGTATGCAGGTCTGCTACTCATTCGCCGTTATCATGAAAGCCGTGGCGAGAGCGGACGTGATGTCTGCCTAATCCCACGCTCGGCACACGGCACCAACCCTGCAACCGCCCAAATGCTTGGCATGAAAGTCGTGGTGGTGGCAACCGATGACAAGGGCAACGTGGACGTGGCGGATTTACAAGCCAAATGTGAAGAGTACAGCGAGCGTTTGGGTGCCTTGATGATTACCTATCCGTCCACGCATGGCGTGTATGAAGAAGGCATTCGTGATATTTGCGAGCTTATCCACAAGCATGGTGGACAGGTGTACATGGACGGGGCAAACATGAACGCCCAAGTGGCTATCATGCAACCTGCGGACGTGGGGGCGGACGTGCTACACATGAACCTGCACAAAACCTTCTGTATCCCACACGGTGGCGGTGGCCCTGGTATGGGTCCAATCGGTCTAAAATCGCACCTTGCCCCATTCATGCCAAGCCACAGCGTAACAGGCGTGATGAATGCCCCTGACGGTCAAGGCTCGGTGTCATCGTCTGCTTATGGTTCGGCAAGCATTTTGCCAATCTCGTGGATGTATATCACGATGATGGGGGCGGACGGTCTCTTATCAGCGACTAAGCGTGCTTTATTGAACGCCAACTATGTCGCCAAATCGCTAGAAAATGACTATCCGATTTTGTACACCGGCAAAAATGGCTTTGTTGCTCACGAATGTATCGTGGACATTCGCCCATTAAAAGAAGAGACAGGCATTAGCGAGACCGACATTGCCAAACGCTTGATGGACTATGGCTTTCACGCTCCGACCATGTCGTTCCCTGTGGCAGGTACGCTCATGATTGAGCCAACCGAGTCCGAAAGTATTGACGAGCTTGACCGCTTTATCTCAGCATTAAAACAAATTAAGCAAGAAGCCCTAAAAGTCAAGGCAGGAGCGGACGGCTGGACAGCAGACGATAACCCGCTCGTCAATGCCCCGCACACCGCCTTTGTCGTAACGGGCGACTGGACGCACCCATACAGTCGCGAAGAAGCGGTATTCCCCCTACCTTATATCAAGGCTCACAAATTCTGGCCGAGCGTGGGGCGTGTGGACGATGTGTATGGGGATAAGAATTTGATTTGTTCTTGTCCGAGTATTGATAATTATGAAGATTGA
- the gcvT gene encoding glycine cleavage system aminomethyltransferase GcvT: protein MTTHAPQRTPLFDAHTAHNGKLVDFGGWELPVNYGSQIDEHNAVRTDAGMFDVSHMLVTDVTGDNAKAFLQKLLANDVAKLSFVGKALYSGMLNDKGGVIDDLIVYRMNESETAYRIVSNGATREKDSAHFAKIGEEFGVTLAPRYDVAMLAVQGRNAIAKLLTVKPEWAEKVNALKPFVGVDLGGDWFVARTGYTGEDGVEVVMPAGEAVGFFDELVKAGVAPCGLGARDTLRMEAGMNLYGNDMDDDVSPLEAGMAWTVDLKDENRDFVGKSALVALKNDGVKVRQVGLLLAKGGVLRAGMEVVTENGNGITTSGVFSPSLNQSIAIARVPADFKGESAKVIMRGKEVDVRVLKLPFVRNGEKQFE, encoded by the coding sequence ATGACCACACACGCCCCACAACGCACCCCCCTATTTGACGCTCACACCGCCCATAATGGCAAACTTGTCGATTTTGGTGGTTGGGAATTGCCTGTCAATTATGGCTCACAAATTGACGAACACAACGCCGTGCGGACAGACGCAGGGATGTTTGATGTCTCGCATATGCTGGTTACGGACGTAACGGGCGACAACGCCAAAGCCTTTTTACAAAAACTGCTCGCCAACGATGTCGCCAAATTATCCTTTGTCGGCAAGGCTTTATATTCTGGAATGCTCAACGACAAAGGCGGTGTCATCGATGACCTAATCGTCTATCGCATGAACGAGTCCGAGACCGCTTATCGTATCGTCTCAAACGGGGCAACCCGTGAAAAAGACTCCGCCCACTTTGCCAAAATTGGTGAAGAATTTGGCGTAACGCTCGCCCCCCGCTATGATGTCGCCATGCTTGCCGTACAAGGGCGAAACGCCATTGCCAAGCTCCTTACCGTCAAGCCTGAATGGGCGGAAAAAGTAAACGCCCTAAAACCCTTTGTCGGTGTGGACTTAGGCGGTGATTGGTTTGTCGCTCGCACAGGCTACACAGGTGAAGACGGTGTGGAAGTGGTCATGCCAGCAGGGGAAGCGGTTGGATTTTTTGATGAGCTTGTCAAGGCAGGTGTTGCCCCATGCGGACTTGGGGCAAGAGATACTCTAAGAATGGAAGCGGGCATGAACCTATACGGCAACGACATGGACGATGATGTCAGCCCCCTTGAAGCAGGTATGGCGTGGACGGTGGATTTAAAAGATGAAAACCGTGATTTTGTCGGCAAATCCGCCCTTGTCGCCCTAAAAAATGACGGTGTCAAAGTCCGCCAAGTCGGTCTACTACTTGCCAAAGGCGGTGTACTGCGTGCGGGTATGGAAGTCGTTACCGAAAACGGCAACGGCATTACCACCAGTGGCGTATTCTCCCCAAGTCTCAACCAATCTATCGCAATCGCTCGTGTGCCTGCCGACTTTAAGGGTGAGAGTGCCAAAGTCATCATGCGTGGCAAGGAAGTGGACGTGCGTGTATTAAAATTGCCGTTTGTGAGAAATGGCGAAAAGCAGTTTGAGTAA
- a CDS encoding DUF805 domain-containing protein, whose protein sequence is MAKILLNYFFYALTIRLFDFKGRTARRGWFVYASLLGAIVIGRLISSLKTDSVLIFSFNIFIVIVCLIAYFSVTVRRLHDANFSSWLLLGCIFFPPLLFLTYFSGTKGDNKYGQDPRENEFGYLL, encoded by the coding sequence ATGGCTAAAATTTTATTAAATTACTTCTTTTATGCCTTAACAATTAGGCTTTTTGATTTTAAAGGGAGAACCGCTAGACGTGGTTGGTTTGTCTACGCCTCTTTATTGGGTGCTATCGTAATTGGTCGTTTAATTTCATCTTTAAAAACCGATTCGGTATTAATTTTTTCTTTTAACATTTTTATTGTTATAGTTTGCTTAATCGCTTATTTTTCAGTTACCGTACGCCGATTACATGATGCAAATTTTAGTAGTTGGTTATTATTAGGTTGTATATTCTTTCCACCCTTGCTTTTTTTAACGTATTTTTCAGGTACGAAAGGCGATAACAAATATGGTCAAGACCCAAGAGAAAATGAATTTGGTTATTTATTATAA
- a CDS encoding IS110 family transposase → MRLLKQTLHKQGKRQMIHYIGIDISKAKFDVAFINPSTNKVKTKVFNNNKAGFDLLLAWLKTNVSNHLDELHIILEATGVYHEHLSEFLDDNNIKQSIVNPNYVRKFADSLGVIHKTDKKDSIILSRYGYSHKPEIWIAPSIEAKQLKALLARLEALKEDLQREQNRQELLLSPNLPDLVKASMQTVINVLQEEIAKLTKDIDDFVDKQPSLKQDKTLLETIDGIGSVIAKEVVCLIHTKQFKKASQMASFLGLIPKQRQSGVFKGATKLSKQGQVSLRAKLYMSAMSAIRYNSTIKAFYERLQQNGKTKMQALCACMRKLVHICFGVIKTQTSFEQQVSLS, encoded by the coding sequence GTGCGTTTATTAAAACAGACACTGCATAAACAAGGCAAGAGACAGATGATACACTATATTGGCATAGACATCAGCAAAGCAAAGTTTGATGTTGCATTTATAAACCCAAGCACAAATAAAGTAAAAACCAAGGTTTTTAACAACAACAAAGCAGGCTTTGATTTACTGCTTGCTTGGTTAAAAACCAATGTCAGCAATCATCTTGATGAGCTACACATCATCCTAGAAGCAACAGGGGTTTATCATGAACACCTAAGTGAGTTTCTTGATGATAATAATATCAAGCAAAGCATTGTCAATCCTAACTATGTCCGCAAATTTGCAGACAGTTTGGGGGTAATCCATAAAACTGATAAAAAAGACAGCATTATTTTATCAAGGTATGGTTATAGCCACAAGCCTGAGATTTGGATAGCACCTAGCATTGAAGCCAAACAGCTAAAAGCTCTATTGGCTCGCTTAGAAGCACTCAAAGAAGATTTGCAACGAGAGCAAAACCGACAAGAGTTGCTCTTATCACCCAATCTGCCCGATTTGGTTAAAGCATCCATGCAAACAGTCATCAATGTCCTTCAAGAGGAAATTGCCAAACTCACCAAAGACATTGATGACTTTGTTGACAAACAACCAAGTTTAAAGCAAGACAAAACCTTACTTGAAACCATTGACGGCATTGGTTCTGTTATTGCCAAAGAAGTGGTATGCTTAATACATACCAAACAATTTAAAAAAGCCTCACAGATGGCTTCGTTTTTAGGCTTAATACCCAAACAAAGACAGTCAGGTGTCTTTAAGGGAGCAACCAAACTGTCCAAACAAGGGCAAGTCTCTTTGCGTGCTAAGCTGTATATGTCTGCAATGAGTGCCATTCGTTATAATAGCACCATTAAGGCATTTTATGAACGATTACAACAAAACGGTAAAACCAAAATGCAAGCCTTATGTGCTTGTATGCGTAAATTGGTACATATCTGTTTTGGTGTTATCAAAACCCAAACATCCTTTGAGCAACAAGTATCTTTAAGTTAG
- a CDS encoding tetratricopeptide repeat protein translates to MKTKLIIFALIATLTGCVNQAQAQNQSCQELYDTSPQSAIVICQNELAQNSNNVKLQFYLAVAYDLEENYTQAIEWYTKSANQGYAEAQYNLGVMYYNGHGIKQDYQKAFDWFAKSASQGYAEAQNNLGVMYYNGHGIKQDYQKAFEWHSKSASQGFAQAQNNLGLMYVYGQSVKQDYTKAFEWFTKSAGQGFANAQFALGVMYEKGYGVRQDYIKAFEWYSKSASQGFAEAQNNLGLMYVYGQSVKQDYTKAFEWFTKSAGQGFANAQFALGVMYEKGYGVRQDYQKAFEWYTKSANQGYGIAQFALGVMYHNGQGVKQDLDTAKLWFAKTCENGYDLAC, encoded by the coding sequence ATGAAAACCAAATTGATTATTTTTGCCCTAATTGCCACGCTAACAGGCTGTGTAAACCAAGCCCAAGCTCAAAACCAAAGTTGCCAAGAGCTGTATGACACAAGCCCCCAATCCGCCATTGTTATTTGTCAAAATGAGCTTGCACAAAATTCTAATAATGTTAAATTGCAGTTTTATTTGGCTGTGGCTTATGATTTGGAAGAAAATTACACCCAAGCTATTGAATGGTACACCAAATCCGCCAATCAAGGATATGCCGAAGCCCAATATAATCTTGGAGTGATGTATTACAACGGACACGGTATAAAACAAGATTATCAAAAAGCATTTGATTGGTTTGCCAAATCCGCCAGTCAAGGATATGCCGAAGCTCAAAATAATCTTGGAGTGATGTATTACAACGGACACGGTATAAAACAAGATTATCAAAAAGCATTTGAATGGCACTCTAAATCCGCCAGTCAAGGATTTGCCCAAGCTCAAAATAATCTAGGGTTGATGTATGTTTATGGACAGAGCGTTAAACAAGATTATACCAAAGCATTTGAATGGTTTACCAAATCCGCCGGTCAAGGATTTGCCAATGCTCAATTTGCTCTTGGGGTAATGTATGAAAAAGGGTATGGGGTAAGACAAGATTACATTAAAGCCTTTGAATGGTACTCTAAATCCGCCAGTCAAGGATTTGCCGAAGCTCAAAATAATCTAGGGTTGATGTATGTTTATGGACAGAGCGTTAAACAAGATTATACCAAAGCATTTGAATGGTTTACCAAATCCGCCGGTCAAGGATTTGCCAATGCTCAATTTGCTCTTGGGGTAATGTATGAAAAAGGGTATGGGGTAAGACAAGATTATCAAAAAGCATTTGAGTGGTACACCAAATCTGCCAATCAAGGGTATGGTATAGCTCAATTTGCTCTTGGGGTAATGTATCATAATGGACAAGGTGTAAAGCAAGACTTAGACACCGCCAAACTATGGTTTGCCAAAACCTGTGAAAATGGTTATGACTTAGCCTGCTAA